In one window of Bacteriovorax sp. BAL6_X DNA:
- a CDS encoding 4-fold beta flower protein, which produces MNKPYLDKINNSIHKIMMENQKHVSLFDKNGFFAGWFIGENIFDEEMNPIMYVKKNNIWRWEDKVWVGKIDGDGVYRTNGDIVFTLNPSKRLKKKRVTKDPATSTRPPKPISPPRKPIPDRETQLTFKSYFIDLSKI; this is translated from the coding sequence ATGAATAAGCCATATCTAGACAAGATTAACAATTCAATACACAAGATAATGATGGAGAACCAAAAGCACGTTTCTCTCTTCGATAAGAATGGATTCTTTGCGGGATGGTTTATTGGGGAAAATATCTTTGACGAAGAAATGAATCCTATCATGTACGTCAAGAAGAACAATATTTGGCGTTGGGAAGATAAGGTTTGGGTCGGTAAGATTGATGGAGACGGCGTATATCGGACAAATGGCGATATAGTATTCACTCTTAATCCATCTAAGAGACTCAAAAAAAAGAGAGTAACTAAAGACCCTGCAACTTCGACAAGACCACCTAAACCTATAAGCCCACCGAGAAAGCCAATCCCAGACAGGGAGACACAGCTCACTTTTAAATCCTATTTCATAGATTTGAGTAAGATTTGA
- a CDS encoding RES domain-containing protein: MTKTYIDIKYFQDSYLLENLQAKLKTGKCEIGEEESEECIEVSDLTSLFEPLLGLYIPYDRYSASSLFEGGSHEDEGPHVSELIQEDFGVFDDYYHSDNYRMITDIIIGAFPNIEKNWQLKSLSEDPCYRFDNCFIHDEDSQMEYDFWESFKEELKHSNRFFPDNQIQLDNLDKIFQTRKRTVSIDTVFYRARPSDKVLNKNEMGPPPCKFASVGRANPKGISYFYLGSNTSICEKEIKIKTGETYSIGEFSLKEPKVVVDLSNYYITSPFALGPELKSYIQDLEILKMYIQEMSSKTNSHDPYFDYLPTQYISERIKHNKYDGLMFKSSLGDGVNYVFFNEDDFTCIKVEQKVSS, encoded by the coding sequence ATGACAAAAACATATATAGATATTAAATATTTCCAAGACTCATACTTACTAGAAAACCTTCAAGCTAAATTAAAGACTGGAAAGTGTGAAATTGGAGAAGAAGAGTCTGAAGAATGCATAGAGGTCAGTGATTTAACTTCCTTATTTGAACCATTGCTAGGGCTGTATATTCCCTATGATAGATATTCGGCTTCATCACTATTTGAAGGAGGAAGCCATGAAGATGAAGGCCCCCACGTTTCAGAACTTATTCAAGAGGATTTTGGTGTATTCGATGACTATTACCACTCAGATAATTATAGAATGATTACAGATATAATTATTGGAGCATTCCCAAATATTGAGAAAAATTGGCAACTAAAGTCATTATCAGAAGACCCATGTTATAGATTTGATAATTGTTTTATCCATGATGAAGATAGTCAAATGGAGTATGATTTCTGGGAATCCTTTAAAGAAGAACTAAAGCACTCAAATCGTTTTTTTCCAGATAACCAAATTCAATTAGATAATCTAGATAAAATATTTCAAACAAGAAAAAGAACTGTTAGTATTGATACAGTCTTCTACCGAGCAAGACCTTCTGACAAAGTACTTAATAAAAATGAAATGGGGCCACCTCCTTGTAAGTTCGCTTCTGTGGGTAGAGCAAATCCTAAGGGTATTTCCTATTTCTACTTGGGGTCTAATACCTCTATCTGTGAAAAAGAAATCAAAATTAAAACTGGCGAAACATATTCCATAGGAGAATTTTCTTTAAAGGAACCAAAAGTAGTAGTTGACCTGAGTAATTACTACATCACATCTCCATTTGCTCTAGGCCCAGAACTGAAGTCGTATATACAAGACCTCGAAATCTTAAAGATGTACATTCAAGAGATGTCTAGTAAGACAAATTCTCACGACCCATATTTTGATTACCTACCAACTCAATATATAAGTGAAAGAATTAAGCATAATAAATATGACGGATTAATGTTCAAAAGCTCTTTAGGAGATGGTGTAAACTATGTTTTCTTTAATGAAGATGACTTTACTTGTATAAAGGTAGAACAAAAAGTTTCCAGTTAA
- a CDS encoding potassium channel family protein, with the protein MKKLGRFIEEHEIFLNFKFYLFLIPLIILGFTFIFMKMNESFVVNYTVGSSFEQNAVEEFFDDFCKENSKLYILERSLNKCKFSFAPPVSFSSYKDKPNYVIEEISISYNRFEENILKLSYSVNYSQHTNEKKEDSGVLEFRFENYNKDHIERYILFKAVPHVSYPKGNPLFKIEPKNGSQTQVAGPHKALDFLSLGVMNIKKTGGSITSGKDWSYFHLKPSNSLTNIYMSLVEGKPILNKVSNLFPLFIYYSGITFMTVGYGDVTPVTNIARILAVFESFLGIVFMGLLSGSFFAHVVNLFTKPWKQFEKHLTKHDDWTRSEDPETGVESYYYIPNPEFKIIVGNNSVSYNEPWSQNFTDRDSRASTYSLKYKDTILYNFRFVYCDGARGIHIQPEQKVMYEGNAYSLPFNRYYYMIRNSFKDKLNKLIQSKSISELRFQINYFDSEEDALMKIEESFSGNDETLTCYRIEVSGGEYTLINRL; encoded by the coding sequence ATGAAAAAGCTTGGTCGCTTTATAGAAGAACATGAAATATTTTTGAACTTTAAGTTTTATTTATTTCTTATCCCTTTAATAATACTTGGATTCACCTTTATTTTTATGAAGATGAATGAAAGTTTTGTAGTGAATTATACTGTAGGCAGTTCATTTGAGCAGAATGCAGTAGAAGAGTTTTTTGATGACTTTTGTAAAGAAAACTCGAAACTTTATATTTTAGAAAGGTCGTTGAATAAGTGTAAGTTTTCTTTTGCCCCACCTGTATCTTTCTCTTCGTATAAAGATAAGCCCAACTACGTTATTGAGGAAATTTCTATTTCGTATAATCGTTTTGAAGAAAATATATTAAAGTTATCATATTCAGTTAATTATTCACAGCATACAAATGAGAAGAAGGAAGACTCTGGAGTATTAGAGTTTAGATTTGAGAATTATAATAAAGACCATATTGAAAGATATATCCTCTTTAAGGCTGTTCCACACGTTTCTTACCCTAAGGGAAATCCTCTTTTTAAAATTGAACCAAAAAATGGTAGTCAAACTCAAGTTGCAGGGCCACACAAAGCGTTGGATTTTCTTTCTTTGGGTGTGATGAATATTAAGAAAACTGGTGGCTCAATTACTTCAGGTAAAGATTGGAGTTACTTTCATTTAAAGCCAAGTAACTCATTGACAAATATTTACATGTCCTTAGTCGAGGGGAAACCTATTCTAAATAAGGTTAGTAATTTGTTCCCACTGTTTATTTATTATAGTGGTATTACTTTTATGACGGTTGGATATGGGGATGTTACACCTGTAACAAATATAGCTAGAATCTTAGCTGTATTTGAGTCCTTTTTAGGGATTGTTTTTATGGGACTTTTATCAGGTAGTTTCTTTGCTCATGTTGTTAACTTATTTACTAAGCCGTGGAAGCAGTTTGAGAAACATTTAACGAAGCATGATGATTGGACTAGGTCAGAGGACCCTGAAACTGGTGTTGAAAGTTATTATTATATTCCTAATCCTGAATTTAAAATAATCGTTGGAAATAACTCTGTTAGTTACAATGAGCCATGGTCTCAAAATTTTACCGATAGAGATTCAAGAGCTTCTACCTATAGTTTAAAGTATAAGGATACTATTTTATATAACTTTAGGTTTGTTTACTGTGATGGTGCTCGTGGTATTCATATTCAACCTGAACAAAAGGTAATGTATGAAGGAAATGCGTATAGTTTACCTTTTAATCGTTATTATTACATGATTAGAAATTCATTTAAAGATAAACTCAACAAGTTAATACAGTCAAAGTCTATATCCGAGTTAAGGTTTCAAATTAATTACTTCGATAGTGAAGAGGATGCATTAATGAAAATTGAAGAATCTTTTAGTGGCAATGATGAAACTCTTACTTGTTATAGGATAGAAGTTTCTGGTGGAGAATATACTCTTATAAATCGTTTGTAA
- a CDS encoding YHYH domain-containing protein, producing MFRNYIVFIILIFSIDVLAHSGRTNSSGCHNNRKTGQYHCHNSGTSSSSQYKKSYKNSNFNKVNSACCKVCRKGKACGDTCISRSYQCYQPKGCACDG from the coding sequence TTGTTTCGAAATTATATCGTATTCATTATTCTTATTTTTTCAATTGATGTCTTAGCACACTCTGGAAGAACAAACTCCTCAGGCTGTCATAACAATAGAAAGACTGGCCAGTATCATTGTCATAACTCAGGAACGTCTAGTTCTAGTCAGTATAAGAAGTCATACAAGAATTCTAATTTTAATAAAGTGAATAGTGCCTGTTGCAAAGTATGTCGTAAAGGTAAGGCGTGTGGGGATACTTGTATTTCTCGCTCGTATCAATGTTATCAGCCGAAGGGATGTGCTTGTGATGGGTAG
- a CDS encoding HigA family addiction module antitoxin codes for MKKRTRTRKPTSVGEILSEEFLIPLELTQKAFAEHLGLDVKTINRLVNGKTSVTPPLALKMASALGTTPEFWMNLQVANDLWELKNMKINLPKQISA; via the coding sequence ATGAAAAAGAGAACAAGAACACGTAAACCAACATCTGTTGGAGAAATCCTAAGTGAAGAGTTTTTAATTCCACTCGAATTAACCCAAAAAGCATTTGCTGAACACTTAGGCTTAGACGTTAAGACTATTAATAGACTTGTTAACGGTAAAACTTCCGTAACTCCTCCCCTTGCCCTAAAAATGGCTTCGGCCCTTGGAACTACTCCTGAGTTTTGGATGAATCTACAAGTGGCCAATGATCTATGGGAACTGAAAAACATGAAAATAAATCTTCCAAAGCAGATCTCAGCTTAA
- a CDS encoding type II toxin-antitoxin system RelE/ParE family toxin, which produces MQIVSYGNKETENFDLDGKVKKGCKWANVEKIARRKLDILIYGHTVEDFKIPPNNKFKWLKGDLTGFASIRINDQWRIIFKVNSNNQLEEVEITDYH; this is translated from the coding sequence GTGCAAATAGTAAGTTACGGAAATAAGGAAACGGAAAACTTCGACCTTGATGGTAAAGTGAAGAAAGGATGTAAGTGGGCCAATGTTGAAAAGATAGCAAGACGTAAGTTAGATATACTCATTTATGGCCACACAGTAGAAGATTTCAAGATTCCTCCAAATAATAAATTTAAATGGCTTAAGGGTGATCTCACAGGCTTTGCTTCTATAAGAATCAATGACCAATGGAGAATTATCTTTAAGGTCAATAGTAATAATCAATTAGAAGAAGTTGAAATAACTGATTACCACTGA
- a CDS encoding cupin domain-containing protein — translation MKIYNEHFIKTAEIQTEFYNEELKIGGSNANFSKHCGLKKVAAHYFQIPPGYRTSEPHAESLEEEFVYVISGEIDLWLNGKVKKMTKGDCIGFPAGTGVGHCFINNYEYSCELFVSGDRTKPDNQYHFHLDQSLEKECGDRWWKDMPTQVLGGHDGWPGEFDSSLIDNEIVVLNAFDKFTEDSFTYPGDSEEFINAVYMSRHFGMKDIAINLVRIPVGRRSSWPHAHSKEEEFVFVLEGAPFVSLNGEEYEARPFTGIDFKAGSGVAHTLINKSDDYIYYLCVGECDAKGDQIYYPEHPHRNEQVREEGWLWEEMDISLKA, via the coding sequence TTGAAAATATATAATGAGCACTTTATCAAAACAGCTGAAATTCAAACTGAATTCTACAATGAAGAGTTAAAGATTGGTGGAAGTAATGCAAACTTTTCCAAACACTGTGGCCTAAAGAAGGTTGCGGCCCATTATTTTCAAATTCCTCCTGGGTATAGAACATCTGAACCACATGCAGAGAGTTTAGAAGAAGAGTTTGTCTATGTCATCTCTGGAGAAATTGATCTTTGGTTAAATGGCAAGGTTAAGAAAATGACAAAAGGTGATTGCATTGGCTTTCCTGCTGGAACTGGTGTTGGTCACTGCTTTATCAATAATTATGAGTACTCTTGTGAATTATTTGTCTCTGGTGATCGAACAAAGCCAGATAATCAATATCATTTTCATCTAGATCAAAGTCTTGAAAAAGAATGTGGTGATAGGTGGTGGAAGGATATGCCAACACAAGTTCTTGGTGGACATGATGGTTGGCCGGGGGAGTTTGATTCTTCACTCATAGATAATGAGATAGTAGTTTTAAATGCTTTTGATAAATTTACTGAAGATAGCTTTACTTATCCCGGAGATTCAGAAGAGTTTATTAATGCTGTCTATATGAGTCGTCATTTTGGCATGAAGGATATTGCGATAAACTTAGTTCGCATTCCTGTTGGAAGAAGAAGTTCTTGGCCACACGCTCATTCTAAAGAAGAAGAGTTTGTCTTTGTTCTAGAAGGGGCCCCTTTTGTTAGTCTTAATGGTGAAGAGTATGAGGCCAGGCCTTTTACTGGAATAGACTTTAAAGCTGGCTCAGGTGTTGCTCATACACTAATAAACAAATCGGATGATTATATTTACTATCTTTGTGTCGGGGAATGTGATGCAAAGGGGGATCAAATTTATTATCCCGAGCACCCTCACCGTAATGAGCAGGTACGTGAAGAAGGATGGCTCTGGGAAGAGATGGATATTTCTCTAAAAGCTTAG
- a CDS encoding tRNA-dihydrouridine synthase family protein — protein sequence MSFTDHLVLAPIRGVTNYVYRNALEQTFSGADSAIAPYIVTKESNELNQRQLQDVIPEKNLIPTTAQILTKEIDQFLYVANIYKDFGVKKVNLNMGCPYPMVANRTKGSGLLLHPQKVEKLLTGIKEKCPIEFTVKIRLGREDVSEIKEIIPMINKLEINDFTIHARYGKQIYVGGVDLDAFEECLPLLNTPPCYNGDINTVEDFKAYKARFPQINRWMVGRAGLSNPALMAQIKGSKFNEQTYLAKFIEMHRLMTEEYLSMDNAKSDYLQKMRGHWLYFKDIFENEHKVYKKVKKAKSIDHYNDVVEWILEQDLNPAFLD from the coding sequence ATGAGTTTTACTGATCACCTGGTCCTCGCCCCCATTCGCGGCGTAACCAACTATGTTTATCGCAATGCCTTGGAGCAGACTTTTTCTGGCGCTGATAGTGCCATCGCTCCCTATATTGTGACGAAAGAATCAAATGAGCTCAACCAACGTCAGCTTCAAGATGTTATACCAGAGAAGAACCTTATTCCTACAACGGCCCAAATTCTCACAAAGGAAATAGATCAATTCTTGTATGTGGCCAATATCTATAAAGACTTTGGTGTTAAAAAAGTGAATTTAAATATGGGCTGCCCGTATCCAATGGTGGCCAATCGAACGAAAGGCTCAGGGCTTCTTCTTCATCCCCAAAAAGTAGAAAAGCTTTTAACGGGTATAAAAGAAAAATGTCCCATCGAATTTACGGTTAAGATTCGCCTTGGGCGTGAGGATGTCTCGGAAATTAAAGAGATCATTCCCATGATTAATAAATTAGAAATTAATGATTTCACTATCCATGCTCGCTATGGAAAACAGATTTATGTTGGTGGCGTGGATCTCGATGCCTTTGAAGAGTGTTTGCCTCTTTTAAATACACCTCCTTGCTATAACGGAGATATTAATACGGTAGAAGACTTCAAGGCCTATAAGGCAAGGTTCCCACAGATTAACCGCTGGATGGTTGGACGTGCGGGCCTTTCAAACCCGGCCCTTATGGCGCAGATCAAAGGCTCTAAATTTAATGAACAAACCTATCTGGCAAAATTCATTGAAATGCATAGGCTTATGACAGAAGAATATCTTTCGATGGATAATGCTAAATCAGACTACCTACAAAAGATGCGTGGCCATTGGCTGTATTTTAAAGATATCTTTGAAAACGAACATAAGGTTTATAAGAAAGTAAAGAAAGCAAAATCCATCGATCACTACAATGACGTCGTTGAATGGATTCTTGAGCAGGATCTTAATCCGGCTTTTTTAGATTAG
- a CDS encoding DUF1624 domain-containing protein: MKTKRIYSIDALRGIVMMIMLFDHVRERFFMHEQVLDPMDLSETSTLLFLTRFMAHFCAPVFVCLTGLSAWLYGQKEGNTKRDVSEFLLKRGLFLIFLELTLINFSWVGSFETIWLQVIWAIGLSMILLSGLIHLPKKALLVLAPIIIFGHNLLDPIHFDKGEFGYTLWSILHDRGLILETDILNIKASYPILPWIGVITLGYCLGPIFAKEFSPQRRWKLLTYLGSSAWMIFICLRLLNIYGEKPWVTHSSYLKTFLSFINVTKYPPSLAFLLITLGTMFFALKALEKLGENKAKVLSVFGAAPMFFYIVHLYVLLLSYTVASLFMEPNHGDYIGFNSVSFVWLVGVLLNIALYFPTRAFAKYKQKSNSKILKYF, from the coding sequence ATGAAAACAAAAAGAATTTACTCAATTGATGCGTTAAGAGGAATCGTTATGATGATCATGCTTTTTGATCATGTAAGAGAGCGCTTCTTTATGCATGAACAGGTCTTAGACCCGATGGATTTATCTGAAACATCTACGCTGCTTTTTTTGACACGTTTCATGGCACATTTCTGTGCACCTGTATTTGTTTGTTTAACAGGCCTATCTGCTTGGTTGTATGGGCAAAAAGAAGGGAATACAAAAAGGGATGTCTCTGAATTTCTTCTAAAGCGAGGTTTGTTTCTAATATTTCTTGAGTTAACATTAATTAACTTTTCTTGGGTAGGTAGCTTTGAGACAATATGGCTACAAGTAATTTGGGCGATTGGACTTAGTATGATCTTATTATCTGGCCTTATTCATTTACCTAAAAAAGCTCTTTTAGTATTAGCGCCAATCATTATATTTGGTCACAATTTACTAGATCCTATTCATTTTGATAAAGGAGAGTTTGGTTATACACTCTGGTCTATCTTACATGACAGAGGTCTAATCTTAGAAACAGATATTTTAAATATTAAGGCAAGTTATCCAATACTTCCTTGGATTGGTGTTATTACTTTAGGTTACTGCTTAGGTCCTATTTTTGCTAAGGAGTTTTCTCCTCAAAGAAGATGGAAGCTTCTTACATATCTTGGTTCAAGCGCATGGATGATATTTATTTGCCTTCGTCTTTTAAATATATATGGAGAAAAGCCTTGGGTGACTCATTCTAGCTATCTCAAGACATTTCTTTCTTTTATCAATGTTACAAAGTATCCGCCAAGTCTCGCGTTTTTGTTAATTACTTTAGGGACAATGTTTTTTGCACTTAAAGCATTAGAGAAGTTAGGCGAAAATAAGGCAAAGGTTTTGTCAGTTTTTGGTGCTGCTCCTATGTTCTTTTATATCGTTCACCTCTATGTTTTACTTCTTTCATATACAGTAGCGAGCTTATTTATGGAGCCAAATCATGGTGATTATATTGGCTTTAATTCTGTGTCTTTTGTCTGGTTAGTAGGAGTTTTACTAAATATCGCATTGTATTTTCCTACAAGGGCCTTTGCAAAATATAAACAGAAGAGTAATTCAAAAATACTGAAGTATTTTTAA
- a CDS encoding calcium/sodium antiporter encodes MLLFGIAIIVGLALMVLSADKFVDGASTIAGHYGMSPLLIGMVVVGFGTSAPEMVVSVLSSIQGNSGIALGNAYGSNITNIGLILGVVSIYVPITFHTQVLKKELPILFFATIVSAWILFDLNLSRSDAVILLLLFIIIVGWTIRQGVNSKDALTKEIQVGINETKTSVLASCIIVIGSLAVLILSSRLLVYGAVGISTALGVPDILIGLSVVAVGTSLPELASSIIAARKGEPDIALGNILGSNLFNTLAVMGASGLIDPITIEENVFYRDIGFMTFLTMLLFLFGYGFKSNGKISRVEGSLLLVAYIAYTSYLVFKH; translated from the coding sequence ATGTTACTTTTTGGCATTGCTATTATAGTAGGACTTGCTTTAATGGTTTTAAGTGCTGACAAGTTTGTGGATGGGGCATCCACAATTGCAGGCCACTATGGCATGTCTCCACTTTTAATAGGAATGGTTGTTGTAGGCTTTGGAACTTCAGCACCTGAAATGGTCGTTTCGGTACTTTCATCAATTCAAGGGAACTCGGGTATTGCTCTTGGAAATGCTTACGGCTCGAATATTACTAATATTGGGCTAATTCTTGGTGTGGTATCTATCTATGTTCCAATTACTTTTCATACACAAGTGCTAAAGAAAGAGCTGCCTATTTTATTTTTTGCTACAATCGTTAGTGCTTGGATTTTATTTGATTTAAACCTATCACGCTCTGATGCCGTTATTTTACTTTTATTATTTATAATAATTGTTGGATGGACTATCAGGCAAGGTGTTAATAGTAAGGATGCTCTCACAAAAGAGATTCAAGTTGGAATTAATGAAACTAAAACTTCAGTTTTGGCATCTTGTATCATCGTTATTGGTAGTCTTGCTGTTCTTATTCTTAGCTCACGACTTCTTGTCTATGGTGCGGTCGGAATTTCAACGGCCCTTGGGGTTCCTGATATTCTCATTGGACTAAGTGTTGTTGCTGTCGGTACATCTCTGCCTGAGCTAGCATCTTCTATTATTGCGGCAAGAAAAGGGGAGCCAGATATTGCCCTTGGTAATATTTTAGGTTCTAATCTGTTTAATACGCTGGCTGTCATGGGGGCCTCCGGTCTCATAGATCCTATAACAATTGAAGAAAATGTATTCTATCGTGATATAGGTTTCATGACATTTCTAACAATGTTGTTGTTCTTATTCGGTTACGGTTTTAAAAGCAATGGAAAGATCAGTCGAGTTGAAGGGAGTCTTCTTTTGGTTGCATATATTGCTTACACATCTTATTTGGTTTTCAAGCACTGA
- a CDS encoding glutaminase, with amino-acid sequence MEENYTQILERIYTEILPIIGKGNVADYIPELSKVDPNQFGMSICTNNGHEYIIGNAQKSFSIQSITKVFSLVLAYQKLDSKLWSRVGLEPSGNRFDSLVLLENEAGIPRNPFINAGAIVVVDTLIDLYDDPVDEVLRFVRELSGNESIYINESVRASELDCANRNYALTYFMKSFGNINNEVSKVIDLYTTICSIEMSCVDLARSFRLFSSNGQNPWNGKKILTKSQNKRMNAIMMTCGLYNSVGDFAYRVGIPAKSGVGGGIVGVIPNEMSISTWSPCLDDTGNSLAGIQALELFTTYSEQSIY; translated from the coding sequence ATGGAAGAGAATTATACGCAAATATTAGAAAGGATTTATACTGAAATCCTACCAATTATTGGCAAGGGAAATGTCGCTGACTATATCCCTGAACTAAGTAAAGTTGACCCTAACCAATTCGGTATGTCAATTTGTACCAATAATGGGCATGAGTATATTATTGGTAATGCCCAAAAATCATTTTCCATTCAATCAATCACTAAAGTCTTTTCATTAGTTCTGGCATATCAGAAGCTCGATTCAAAATTATGGTCGCGTGTAGGCCTTGAACCTTCAGGAAATCGTTTTGATTCACTTGTACTTCTTGAAAATGAAGCAGGGATACCTCGCAATCCATTCATCAATGCTGGTGCTATCGTTGTTGTGGATACACTTATTGATCTTTATGATGATCCTGTGGATGAGGTTTTAAGATTCGTTCGCGAATTAAGTGGTAACGAAAGTATTTACATTAATGAGTCTGTAAGGGCCTCTGAGCTTGATTGTGCTAATCGAAACTACGCTCTGACATACTTCATGAAAAGCTTTGGAAATATTAATAATGAAGTTTCAAAAGTCATTGATCTATATACAACAATTTGTTCTATCGAAATGTCATGCGTTGACTTAGCAAGATCCTTTAGACTTTTTAGTTCGAATGGACAAAACCCTTGGAATGGAAAGAAGATTTTAACGAAGAGTCAAAATAAGAGAATGAATGCTATTATGATGACATGTGGACTTTATAACTCTGTCGGAGACTTTGCTTACCGAGTTGGTATCCCGGCAAAGTCAGGAGTCGGTGGTGGAATCGTTGGTGTTATTCCAAATGAAATGTCGATTTCAACTTGGTCACCTTGCTTAGATGATACAGGTAATTCTTTAGCGGGAATTCAAGCACTAGAGCTTTTTACAACATATTCTGAGCAATCTATTTACTAA
- a CDS encoding peptidase MA, with protein sequence MLKKVSTFTFLLLILTSLLTSCEPGGDDGPQANGGNFGWGASGLSIEKVKSKMNNVPAIITKPSSTDGGIYISRTQHYEEPACHGRPAFWSDHFEIAADSDSIPRSILQKIVAMAEVNLEMFAGHLNLNNTDLITVAFGGRIGICVLNRTSSHGSGHGSALVISAYNSNADNGFSYEYTLHKHELMHILDSQFNHNEHGFNVTPGWWVEGLAELSSGAPILSAKQWASYHNKYAPSRNIIADGQAESGSYNAYPLYTTIVAYLQSQGLGPSAFKLFIQKDRWHGLDTIDTSPCPSDRVFTGACVAPANVMNNFEYQFNDILNSSTSPLSSYGEFETNYYNLVLNWLQNR encoded by the coding sequence ATGTTAAAAAAAGTATCAACCTTCACATTTCTACTCTTAATACTCACTTCACTACTTACCTCGTGTGAGCCAGGTGGGGATGATGGACCTCAGGCCAATGGAGGCAACTTCGGTTGGGGCGCAAGTGGCCTTAGTATTGAGAAAGTTAAAAGTAAAATGAATAATGTTCCAGCAATTATTACAAAACCTAGTTCAACTGACGGTGGGATCTACATATCCAGAACACAACATTATGAAGAACCGGCATGTCATGGAAGGCCAGCTTTCTGGTCCGATCATTTTGAGATTGCAGCTGATAGCGATAGTATTCCACGAAGCATTCTACAAAAGATTGTAGCAATGGCAGAAGTTAATCTTGAGATGTTTGCTGGCCATCTCAACTTAAATAACACAGATCTAATCACTGTTGCCTTTGGTGGTAGGATTGGAATTTGTGTACTAAATAGAACTTCTTCCCATGGGTCAGGTCATGGTTCGGCACTCGTTATTAGTGCTTATAATAGTAATGCTGATAATGGCTTTAGCTATGAGTATACTCTCCATAAACATGAGCTTATGCATATCTTAGACTCTCAATTCAATCATAACGAACATGGCTTTAATGTTACCCCAGGTTGGTGGGTTGAAGGTTTAGCAGAGCTATCATCAGGTGCTCCTATTCTAAGTGCGAAACAGTGGGCAAGCTACCATAACAAGTATGCACCATCTCGCAATATCATCGCCGATGGCCAGGCAGAGTCAGGGAGTTACAATGCTTATCCTTTATATACAACAATCGTTGCATACCTCCAGTCTCAAGGCTTAGGGCCAAGTGCCTTTAAATTATTTATCCAAAAGGATCGTTGGCATGGCCTCGATACAATCGACACAAGTCCTTGTCCTTCTGATCGAGTCTTTACTGGCGCATGTGTTGCCCCTGCCAATGTGATGAACAATTTTGAATACCAATTCAATGATATCTTAAATAGCTCAACTTCCCCCCTATCGAGCTATGGCGAGTTTGAAACAAATTATTATAATCTTGTATTAAATTGGTTGCAAAATAGATAA